TGCATGGATATCACCTCTTACTTAATAAGATTTGGCAATTGTTCCTTTAACTTGCGAATGGCATTTCCTCGGTGAGAAATAGCCCCTTTTTCTTCTGGTGTTAATTCAGCCATCATACGATTTAAACTTGGTACAAAAAAGACAGGGTCATAGCCAAAGCCATTAGTTCCACGTTTTTCATGTGCAATGACACCTTCGCACGTGCCGAACACTGTTGTCGTTTCAAAATCAGGACCTGCAATCGCAATACAGCAGCAAAAGCGAGCTGTACGCTTGTCATCTTCTACACCTTGTAAATTATGCAATAGTTTTACCATATTCGCCGCATCATCATGATCACCAGCATAGCGTGCC
This DNA window, taken from Lysinibacillus sp. FSL M8-0337, encodes the following:
- a CDS encoding XTP/dITP diphosphatase — translated: MKQVVIATKNKGKAKDFEALFGPLGYEVVTMFEVAPDMEIEETGTTFEENAVLKAEALAKELATIVIADDSGLAVDALNGEPGVYSARYAGDHDDAANMVKLLHNLQGVEDDKRTARFCCCIAIAGPDFETTTVFGTCEGVIAHEKRGTNGFGYDPVFFVPSLNRMMAELTPEEKGAISHRGNAIRKLKEQLPNLIK